A stretch of the Rosa rugosa chromosome 5, drRosRugo1.1, whole genome shotgun sequence genome encodes the following:
- the LOC133711189 gene encoding flavonoid 3',5'-methyltransferase-like, protein FDFAFVDADKQNYLNYHELLMKLVKVGGIIAYDNTLWFGTVAEPEEKVKELALRKGRNDVVEVNNFLAADPRVELALVSIGDGLTLCRRLH, encoded by the coding sequence TTTGACTTCGCATTTGTGGATGCGGACAAGCAAAACTACCTCAACTATCACGAGCTTCTAATGAAACTTGTTAAGGTTGGTGGAATCATAGCTTACGATAACACACTGTGGTTTGGGACAGTTGCAGAACCTGAGGAAAAGGTGAAGGAATTGGCTTTAAGGAAAGGCAGAAATGATGTGGTTGAAGTGAACAATTTTCTAGCCGCTGACCCTCGTGTCGAATTGGCTCTTGTTTCCATTGGGGATGGCCTCACCCTCTGCAGGCGCCTCCACTAA
- the LOC133710827 gene encoding flavonoid 3',5'-methyltransferase-like gives MAAATKEEKFDHLVLENKTLLRSHAILKYILETSCYPREHEQLKQLREATVKKYEQLCIMNVPVDEGLLISMLLKIMNAKKTLEIGVFTGYSLLTTALALPADGKIIAIDPDKEAYEVGLPFIRKAGVEHKIDFYQSKALLFLSDLINRGKEEGSFDFAFVDADKNNYIKYHELLMKLVKVGGIIAYDNTLWFGSVAEPEEEVAECFREISRHVKKLNSFLAADPRIESVLLSAGDGLTLCRRLY, from the exons ATGGCAGCAGCTACGAAAGAAGAGAAGTTCGATCATCTGGTCTTAGAAAACAAGACCTTGCTCCGAAGCCATGCCATTCTCAAG TACATCCTGGAAACCAGCTGCTACCCGAGAGAACACGAGCAATTGAAGCAACTTAGGGAAGCGACGGTCAAGAAATATGAGCAGCT GTGTATTATGAATGTGCCTGTTGATGAAGGTCTGCTTATCTCCATGCTTCTGAAGATCATGAATGCGAAGAAGACATTGGAGATAGGGGTATTCACTGGCTATTCTCTTCTCACTACTGCTCTTGCACTTCCTGCTGATGGCAAA ATAATAGCAATCGATCCGGATAAAGAAGCGTACGAGGTTGGATTGCCATTCATCAGAAAGGCCGGGGTGGAGCATAAGATTGACTTCTATCAATCAAAAGCCTTGTTATTCCTAAGTGATCTGATTAACCGT GGAAAGGAAGAAGGCAGCTTTGATTTTGCGTTTGTGGATGCTGATAAGAACAACTACATCAAATATCATGAGCTGCTAATGAAGCTTGTCAAGGTTGGAGGAATAATAGCTTATGACAACACTCTGTGGTTTGGCTCAGTAGCAGAACCTGAGGAGGAAGTGGCTGAATGCTTCAGGGAAATCAGCCGTCATGTGAAGAAACTGAACAGCTTCCTAGCCGCAGATCCCCGTATTGAATCAGTTCTTCTTTCCGCCGGAGATGGACTCACCCTCTGCAGGCGCCTATATTAG
- the LOC133712646 gene encoding uncharacterized protein LOC133712646 yields the protein MDTSYVVKFIYSGEAATVPLLHNWSFVDLCNSIRSRFPDFIQGNFMLRYIIPPDSTSCFLESEVDMRMIFRNLVRYNSDFVEVFVTDLPSISESVVSNTVCEDSSTMLEENDYLGCYRAEAPKSYMTKGWESYIHSEGQKFEGGVVEFRDKLRKYAIEIDFSYEFVRNDKVRVIAQCSKKHSQGCNWLVKAYLCRANGFFMIKRLVNVHTCHGVIRLQKSKMMGSKVVKSIVLDKIRANPNKKPIDIADEIKSDYGLDVAYRTVWYGTELAKTALHGDEAESYAQLLWFSESVMKSNPDSRIVVEFHRETHRFQRMFVSYGAWMKGFQSCRPILFIDATFITNKYKGQIIAASAKDANQG from the coding sequence atggatactagctatgttgtcaagtttatttattctggtgaagcagcgacagttccattgttgcataattggtcgtttgttgacctatgcaattccatacgctctcgttttccggattttattcaaggcaatttcatgttgaggtacattattcctccggattctacttcatgttttctagagagtgaagttgatatgagaatgatttttaggaatttggttcgttacaattctgattttgttgaagtgtttgtgactgatttgccttctattagtgaaagtgtggtgagtaatacagtgtgtgaggattctagtaccatgcttgaggagaatgattatttggggtgttatagggcagaggcaccgaagagttatatgacgaaaggttgggagagttatattcattctgaaggccaaaagtttgagggtggGGTTGTTGAGTTTAGGGATAAGCTGCGTAAGTATGCTATAGAAATTgacttttcatatgagtttgttagaaATGACAAGGTTCGTGTTATTGCTCAGTGTTCTAAGAAACATTCTCAAGGCTGCAATTGGCTGGTGAAGGCTTATTTATGTAGGGCTAATGGTTTCTTTATGATTAAAAGGTTGGTTAATGTTCACACTTGTCATGGTGTGATTCGTTTGCAGAAGAGTAAGATgatgggatccaaggttgtcaagtctattgtgcttgataagattcgtgccaatccaaacaaaaagccaattgatatagctgatgagatcaagagtgattatggtttggatgttgcttatcgtacagtttggtatggtacggagttggcaaaaacagccctacatggtgatgaagctgagtcttatgctcagctactttggttcagtgagtctgttatgaagtcaaaccccgactctaggatagtggttgagtttcatcgagaaacacacaggtttcagcgtatgtttgtgagctatggtgcatggatgaagggttttcaatcttgtagacctattcttttcattgatgctacattcattaccaacaagtacaaggggcagattattgctgcatcggcaaaggatgccaatcaaggttga